Proteins co-encoded in one Polyangiaceae bacterium genomic window:
- a CDS encoding serine/threonine-protein kinase — MQALQDNSAPALEGERYESGEIVADKYRLVRPLGRGGVGRVWVAHNQILDVHVGIKLIHTDSGATSQVQAERLLQEARSAARLGHPAIVQVFDFGQTDKGDPFVVMELLHGETLATVLRREGRVPATRVAQLLLPIADALATAHDHGIVHRDVKPENIFLMAQETGRTQPKLLDFGIARVDESNHKLTMQGTVLGTPDYMSPEQAKGEADVDARTDVWSYCVLLYELVTGQVPFEHENYNALLWAIINEPPRPSVELAAGDAELWAILERGMRKERAERFDDMRELGQALASWLLSHGISEDITGKNLRSVWLGGVAEDTTPISEDSPLPPEVSADRISTLPPGPDTTERFSVTSSAAAQPRQNHFAVVGLAAIVLLLLGAGLIFAITRTRAQASVADGNEPSAPVRPAAEMAPRAALAAPVEAPTASTDTSTTEAPLTPKKSTRAPAKRGRKLPSEPSKRPSSQRKDYDFGF, encoded by the coding sequence GTGCAAGCGCTCCAAGACAATTCAGCACCGGCGTTAGAGGGGGAGCGCTATGAGTCCGGCGAGATCGTCGCCGACAAGTACCGCCTGGTTCGTCCTTTGGGTCGCGGCGGAGTCGGACGCGTGTGGGTCGCGCACAACCAGATCCTCGACGTACACGTCGGAATAAAGCTGATTCACACGGATTCCGGAGCCACGAGCCAAGTGCAGGCCGAGCGGCTGCTCCAGGAAGCTCGCTCCGCAGCCAGGCTGGGCCACCCGGCCATCGTACAGGTGTTCGACTTCGGACAGACCGACAAGGGCGACCCCTTCGTCGTGATGGAGCTCCTGCACGGCGAGACCCTCGCCACTGTGTTGCGCCGAGAGGGGCGAGTTCCCGCCACGCGTGTGGCGCAACTGCTGCTGCCCATCGCGGACGCGCTGGCAACGGCCCATGACCACGGCATCGTGCATCGCGACGTCAAGCCCGAGAACATCTTCCTGATGGCGCAAGAAACCGGGCGCACTCAACCGAAGCTGCTCGACTTCGGCATCGCCCGCGTGGACGAATCGAACCACAAGCTGACGATGCAGGGCACGGTACTGGGCACGCCCGACTACATGTCGCCCGAACAAGCAAAAGGCGAGGCCGACGTGGATGCTCGGACGGACGTCTGGAGCTACTGCGTACTGCTCTACGAGCTCGTCACGGGCCAAGTCCCCTTCGAGCACGAGAACTACAACGCGCTGCTGTGGGCGATCATCAACGAACCACCACGCCCGAGCGTGGAGCTCGCGGCTGGGGACGCCGAGCTCTGGGCGATCTTGGAGCGCGGAATGCGCAAGGAGCGCGCGGAGCGCTTCGACGACATGCGCGAGCTGGGGCAAGCGCTAGCCAGCTGGCTCTTGTCCCACGGCATCAGTGAGGACATCACCGGTAAAAACCTGCGCAGCGTGTGGCTCGGCGGCGTCGCGGAAGACACCACACCGATATCCGAGGACTCCCCGCTTCCGCCGGAGGTATCCGCGGACCGCATCTCCACGCTGCCCCCCGGACCCGACACGACGGAGCGATTCAGCGTGACGTCCTCCGCCGCGGCGCAACCCCGCCAGAATCACTTCGCCGTGGTTGGCTTGGCCGCCATCGTTCTGCTGCTGCTCGGTGCCGGGCTCATCTTCGCCATTACCCGCACCCGCGCCCAGGCCAGCGTCGCCGACGGCAATGAGCCTTCTGCTCCGGTTCGCCCCGCAGCCGAAATGGCTCCGCGGGCGGCCTTGGCGGCGCCGGTGGAAGCGCCGACGGCCAGCACCGATACCAGCACCACCGAGGCTCCGCTGACCCCCAAGAAATCCACGCGCGCGCCCGCCAAGCGCGGTAGAAAGCTTCCGAGCGAACCGAGCAAACGCCCGAGTTCGCAGCGGAAGGACTATGACTTCGGTTTCTAG
- a CDS encoding flavohemoglobin expression-modulating QEGLA motif protein, with the protein MHDPSSRRPWRSYKEILAHLAARVVDAQRPIRVLHALQWPANARGDFLAAGGRELPRVDLDHYASTDLAFEPRDKSREFLDLRREIERELGSSDPLGNILAQTAEEYALVAEMLAARGTARFYELSRSLYGSPKDVVAGTDRAVRAFALEMYRLLTNLDDSVLGPLPVRNITAEEAVSRLNTRLSEFFGDGVVRVILDDGIVADASAGSDYVKLRQGAMFSEQDILVLEVHEGWVHVATSLNGQKQPVSRWLAKGPPRTAATQEGLAALLEVLTLNSHPNRARRLNDRVLAVDKAEDGASFVDVFEWFRTEGYDEDTCFWNTQRIFRGGLLEGGAPFTKDIVYTRGIVENYEFLRRAIVTGRAELARWLFVGKVHLDDVAVLAGRAHEGVVAPPRFVPHLFNDLKGLAIWLGVSTFWGRMSGPYMPSPTLDGDVGPSPTPAETPGTEKTLERRRAPGD; encoded by the coding sequence GTGCACGACCCGAGCTCGCGCCGGCCGTGGCGCTCCTACAAGGAAATCCTGGCTCACCTTGCCGCACGCGTGGTCGACGCCCAGCGACCGATCCGCGTACTGCATGCGCTGCAGTGGCCCGCCAATGCACGCGGGGACTTTCTAGCCGCCGGCGGCCGTGAGCTGCCCCGGGTCGATCTCGATCACTATGCGTCTACGGATCTCGCCTTCGAGCCGCGTGACAAGTCGCGGGAGTTCTTGGATCTGCGCCGGGAGATCGAGCGCGAGCTCGGTAGCAGCGATCCCCTCGGCAACATCCTGGCGCAGACCGCGGAAGAGTATGCCCTAGTGGCAGAGATGTTGGCGGCGCGCGGAACCGCTCGCTTCTACGAGCTGTCGCGCTCGCTGTACGGCTCGCCCAAGGACGTCGTCGCAGGGACCGACCGCGCGGTGCGGGCCTTCGCCCTCGAGATGTATCGACTGCTCACCAACCTGGACGACAGCGTGCTCGGTCCTCTTCCGGTTCGCAACATCACGGCCGAAGAAGCAGTGTCGAGGCTCAACACACGGCTCAGCGAGTTCTTCGGTGATGGCGTCGTGCGCGTGATTCTGGACGATGGCATCGTTGCCGACGCATCCGCCGGAAGCGACTACGTCAAGTTGCGACAGGGCGCGATGTTCAGCGAGCAGGACATTCTCGTGCTGGAAGTGCACGAGGGCTGGGTCCACGTGGCCACCAGCCTCAATGGGCAGAAGCAACCCGTGAGCCGCTGGCTGGCCAAAGGCCCCCCGCGGACGGCGGCGACCCAGGAAGGCCTGGCGGCGCTGTTGGAAGTGCTGACCTTGAACAGCCACCCAAACCGCGCTCGGCGGCTGAATGACCGGGTACTGGCCGTGGACAAGGCCGAGGACGGCGCGAGCTTCGTCGACGTGTTCGAATGGTTCCGGACCGAGGGCTACGACGAAGACACCTGCTTCTGGAATACGCAACGCATCTTTCGCGGCGGTCTCCTCGAGGGTGGAGCACCCTTCACCAAAGACATCGTGTACACACGCGGCATCGTCGAGAACTACGAGTTCTTGCGGCGCGCGATTGTGACGGGCAGGGCCGAACTCGCGCGTTGGCTGTTCGTGGGCAAGGTGCACTTGGACGACGTCGCGGTGCTCGCTGGGCGCGCACACGAAGGCGTCGTGGCACCGCCGCGCTTCGTTCCCCACTTGTTCAACGACCTGAAGGGGCTCGCCATCTGGCTCGGCGTCAGCACCTTCTGGGGGCGCATGAGCGGACCGTACATGCCCTCACCCACATTGGACGGCGATGTGGGCCCCTCGCCTACCCCGGCGGAAACGCCCGGAACCGAGAAGACTTTGGAGCGACGCCGCGCCCCCGGCGATTGA